One segment of Canis aureus isolate CA01 chromosome 27, VMU_Caureus_v.1.0, whole genome shotgun sequence DNA contains the following:
- the LOC144299372 gene encoding DNA topoisomerase 3-beta-1-like: MVKFLQVEGKGCDYIVLWLDCDKEGENICFEVLDAVLPVMNPTHSGEKTVFRARFSSITDTDICAAMARLGEPDHNEALSVDARQELDLRIGCAFTRFQTKYFQGKYGNLDSSLISFGPCQTPTLGFCVERHDKIQSFKPETYWVLQAKVNADKDRSLLLDWDRVRVFDREIAQMFLNLTKLEKEAQVGLPHVYLSRLLGAGVDLGCLWLEE, translated from the exons ATGGTGAAGTTCCTGCAG GTGGAGGGCAAAGGCTGCGACTATATTGTGCTATGGCTGGACTGCGACAAGGAGGGAGAGAACATCTGTTTTGAG GTCCTGGACGCTGTGCTGCCCGTCATGAATCCAACCCATAGTGGCGAAAAGACCGTGTTCCGGGCCAGGTTCAGCTCCATCACAGACACGGACATCTGTGCCGCCATGGCCCGCCTGGGCGAGCCAGACCACAACGAGGCGCTGTCGGTGGACGCCAGGCAAGAGCTGGACCTGCGCATCGGCTGTGCGTTCACCAG ATTTCAAACTAAGTACTTCCAGGGAAAATATGGCAATCTAGACAGCTCCCTCATCTCCTTTGGGCCATGTCAAACCCCTACCCTGGGCTTCTGCGTGGAGAGACATGATAAAATCCAGTCCTTCAAACCGGAGACGTACTGGGTGCTGCAGGCCAAG GTCAATGCCGATAAAGACAGATCTCTTCTTTTGGACTGGGACCGAGTACGAGTGTTCGACCGGGAGATCGCACAGATGTTTTTAAACTTGACAAAGCTGGAGAAGGAAGCCCAGGTGGGCCTGCCCCACGTGTATCTGTCACGTTTGCTCGGGGCAGGGGTAGACCTTGGATGCCTCTGGCTAGAAGAGTAG